Proteins encoded within one genomic window of uncultured Desulfobacter sp.:
- a CDS encoding PEP-CTERM sorting domain-containing protein yields the protein MKKRVSGFIIGLFLIAGLTQSGYAASWIFDTTADGDQSDALAIIEWIDITSTNLVLGNADPAVAGSFSFNNSGTVSAVKVDNSTTEIDELFKIWQLGAYYSFTGTGDTQEGSIAFDPGGTLTLTVGSVDVATLTVISGSGSIDSEAVSNGDITISYSLEVLAENYLFWEDGTAMTNAIAYTTTNANRITNETLKTALLEKQGVTQDQADSYDIVFYLSSNGQFRLEPVPVPTAFLLLGSGLIGLVGFRRKIG from the coding sequence ATGAAAAAGAGAGTTTCAGGGTTTATAATCGGGCTTTTTTTAATTGCTGGGTTAACGCAATCCGGATATGCAGCAAGTTGGATTTTTGATACAACTGCTGATGGCGATCAATCCGATGCGTTAGCTATAATTGAGTGGATTGATATTACTTCAACTAATTTGGTTCTTGGCAATGCGGATCCTGCAGTAGCAGGATCTTTTTCGTTTAACAATAGTGGCACAGTCAGCGCAGTAAAGGTAGATAATTCTACTACGGAGATTGATGAATTGTTCAAGATTTGGCAACTAGGCGCTTACTATTCATTTACCGGAACGGGTGATACGCAAGAGGGTTCAATTGCATTTGACCCAGGGGGAACACTCACCTTAACTGTAGGTTCTGTAGATGTAGCAACACTTACTGTGATATCAGGTTCAGGTTCAATTGATTCAGAAGCAGTCTCTAACGGGGATATCACCATTTCTTATAGCCTTGAAGTGTTAGCAGAGAACTACCTTTTCTGGGAAGACGGGACTGCCATGACAAACGCCATTGCGTACACAACCACAAATGCTAACCGGATTACTAATGAGACTTTAAAAACTGCCCTTTTAGAAAAGCAGGGAGTCACCCAAGATCAGGCAGACAGCTATGATATTGTATTTTATTTGTCTTCAAATGGGCAGTTCCGACTTGAGCCCGTGCCTGTACCGACCGCATTCCTTCTCCTCGGCTCTGGACTTATAGGGCTTGTCGGGTTTAGACGGAAAATCGGCTAA
- a CDS encoding hydrolase, with protein MLEIENVVLLIVDIQGKLAHLVDRKALLFKNVQMLIKGIQILDIPILWVEQNPKGIGPTIPEIAALLSDIQPISKMSFSSCRNDRFMQALSALNRKQILISGIEAHICVYQTAAELVDMGYEVQAVADAVSSRCLENKEIGLQRMKDSGVSLTSVETALFELLKEAQGDQFKKIISIIK; from the coding sequence ATGCTTGAAATTGAAAATGTTGTGTTGTTAATAGTTGATATTCAAGGAAAATTAGCTCACTTGGTGGATAGAAAAGCGCTTTTGTTCAAGAACGTGCAAATGCTTATCAAAGGGATTCAAATTTTAGACATTCCCATTCTCTGGGTAGAGCAAAATCCCAAGGGGATAGGGCCGACAATTCCCGAGATTGCCGCCCTGTTGTCTGATATTCAACCCATAAGTAAAATGAGCTTTAGCAGTTGCCGAAATGACCGCTTTATGCAGGCACTGAGCGCTCTGAATCGTAAACAAATTTTGATTTCAGGTATTGAGGCACATATCTGCGTCTATCAGACAGCCGCAGAACTCGTGGATATGGGGTATGAGGTCCAGGCTGTGGCTGATGCCGTATCTTCGAGGTGTTTGGAAAATAAAGAGATCGGTTTGCAACGAATGAAAGATTCCGGTGTCAGTTTGACGAGTGTTGAAACTGCACTGTTTGAGCTGCTTAAAGAGGCGCAAGGAGATCAATTTAAAAAGATTATCAGTATTATAAAATAA
- a CDS encoding class I SAM-dependent methyltransferase, with amino-acid sequence METKKLSDRFSGKDRESMSNLGFNAMTLFMKLMDIVGGHSRKNFQSLGLKAGQTVIDYGCGPARYIGFASNAVGEKGKVFAVDIHPLAIAKVKEKIEKLSLTNVEAVFAENYTTPLNSETADVVYALDMFHMVEKPEDFLNELSRLVKKEGVIIIEDGHQPRTTTIQKIEQSGCLKIIQETKSHIKCQK; translated from the coding sequence ATGGAAACTAAAAAGTTAAGCGATCGTTTTTCAGGAAAAGATAGAGAATCAATGTCAAATCTCGGCTTCAATGCCATGACACTGTTCATGAAGCTGATGGATATAGTGGGCGGGCATTCGCGAAAAAACTTTCAATCGCTGGGTTTAAAAGCCGGTCAGACAGTTATTGATTATGGCTGTGGTCCGGCCAGATACATTGGATTTGCATCCAATGCCGTGGGAGAAAAGGGTAAGGTTTTTGCAGTGGACATACATCCTCTTGCCATTGCCAAAGTAAAAGAAAAAATTGAGAAACTTTCGCTGACAAACGTCGAAGCCGTTTTCGCAGAAAATTATACAACACCCCTCAACTCTGAAACCGCTGATGTCGTTTACGCGCTGGACATGTTTCATATGGTGGAGAAACCGGAAGATTTTCTGAACGAATTGAGCCGATTGGTTAAAAAAGAGGGCGTTATAATTATTGAAGACGGGCATCAGCCACGAACGACGACGATTCAGAAAATTGAACAATCCGGATGCTTGAAAATAATCCAGGAAACAAAGTCTCATATTAAATGCCAAAAATAA